In Amycolatopsis endophytica, the following are encoded in one genomic region:
- a CDS encoding tyrosine-type recombinase/integrase — translation MNDAHLEAARLLLSRLGITPEELLGAPAPQLPMPTIGEYITRVAASVPDGTRRVYETYWRRVAEVWGHRRIDEPTPLEIQHLAERIKAQAVVRRNARSGRTASEHLIASLRCLYRHAVIDGLMSESDNPAIRVPKPRRLASTRRALPDARLAEINHVAGSTGNDPELDTTLLRLHTETACRRGGALALAPDDLDIEQCLVLLHEKGETVRWQPVSPTLMQQLVTLGEQRGSTRREQLLRYRNGRPLTARRYDYLWQRLGKHLPWVATQQVTTHWLRHTTLTWVERNFGYAVARAYAGHTGKNDAGTTTTYVRADLQEVATALAALTGEPHPLALAPT, via the coding sequence ATGAACGACGCTCACCTCGAAGCTGCACGCCTGCTGCTCAGCCGCCTCGGCATCACCCCCGAGGAGCTTCTCGGCGCACCTGCGCCCCAGCTCCCGATGCCCACCATCGGCGAGTACATCACCCGCGTTGCCGCCTCGGTCCCGGATGGAACCCGACGGGTCTACGAGACGTACTGGCGCCGGGTTGCCGAGGTCTGGGGCCACCGCCGGATCGACGAGCCCACGCCACTCGAAATCCAGCACCTCGCGGAACGCATCAAAGCGCAGGCTGTCGTTCGCAGGAACGCACGCAGCGGGCGAACGGCGTCCGAGCACCTGATCGCGTCGCTCCGCTGCCTCTATCGACACGCGGTGATCGATGGCCTCATGAGCGAGTCCGACAACCCCGCGATCCGGGTCCCGAAACCCCGGCGACTCGCGAGCACGCGGCGGGCCCTTCCCGACGCGCGGCTCGCCGAGATCAACCACGTGGCCGGGTCAACCGGCAACGACCCCGAACTCGACACGACGCTGCTGCGCCTCCACACCGAGACCGCATGCCGCCGCGGCGGCGCCTTGGCTCTCGCACCCGATGACCTCGACATCGAGCAGTGCCTGGTCCTCCTTCACGAGAAAGGTGAAACAGTAAGGTGGCAGCCGGTGTCGCCCACACTCATGCAACAGCTTGTCACCCTCGGCGAGCAGCGAGGATCGACCAGGCGCGAACAGCTGCTCCGTTACCGCAACGGCCGGCCACTCACCGCTCGTCGCTACGACTACCTGTGGCAACGCCTCGGCAAGCACCTGCCCTGGGTCGCAACACAGCAGGTCACCACGCACTGGCTACGGCACACCACGCTCACCTGGGTCGAGCGCAACTTCGGCTACGCGGTCGCACGGGCCTACGCAGGACACACCGGCAAGAACGACGCCGGCACCACGACCACCTACGTCCGAGCCGACCTCCAAGAGGTCGCAACGGCGCTCGCGGCTCTCACGGGCGAACCGCATCCGCTAGCCCTCGCACCGACGTAG
- a CDS encoding transposase: MGPGGVIDRTPDADPDAELTDALHAVERLGRTARIERVSHPATTGTSNSAPFWADLIGGTDPTPELVPTTSAVTADDDVTGDETKHSSGDDLIISSLRPGLSGDHSADLIALFAARRLRLGGILVVLTHCDWTTGQLTDPTGAVVAAGQNADLLYLQHIVAVHTPVRDGRFRLPDEHPDRVGDNTRARHRARVRGLPLPHHRIHSDVLVFTQAQSPVGSGELKGLQDEPTGGLPRSSGAGRPVREELDEASELVPAARTPALRWPWVTRKDVSVPAPHPPEFRRRAVELARQGSKPVAELAKELGISESCLRNWMAQADADENGSASRLTSAEKKELAELRKKTRQLEMENEILKRAAAYFARENVLPK; this comes from the coding sequence GTGGGTCCGGGCGGCGTCATCGACCGCACTCCCGACGCCGATCCGGATGCCGAACTCACCGATGCCCTGCACGCCGTCGAACGCCTCGGCCGCACCGCTCGCATCGAACGCGTGTCACACCCGGCGACCACCGGCACGTCGAACTCAGCACCCTTTTGGGCGGACCTGATCGGAGGCACCGATCCGACTCCGGAGCTGGTCCCTACCACCTCGGCAGTCACCGCAGACGACGACGTGACGGGGGACGAGACGAAGCACAGCAGTGGTGATGATCTGATCATTTCGAGCTTGCGGCCTGGGCTCTCCGGCGACCACTCCGCCGACCTCATCGCACTGTTCGCAGCCCGTCGGCTCCGGCTCGGCGGCATCCTCGTGGTGCTCACGCACTGTGACTGGACAACCGGCCAGCTCACCGACCCGACCGGAGCCGTCGTCGCGGCCGGACAGAACGCCGACTTGCTCTACCTCCAACACATTGTCGCCGTCCACACGCCCGTCCGGGACGGCCGATTCCGCCTCCCCGACGAGCACCCGGACCGCGTCGGCGACAACACCCGCGCGCGGCACCGGGCCCGAGTGCGCGGGCTGCCGCTTCCGCATCACCGCATCCACTCCGACGTCCTCGTCTTCACCCAGGCCCAGAGTCCCGTGGGTTCAGGCGAATTGAAGGGTCTTCAGGACGAACCCACGGGTGGGTTGCCCCGATCTTCGGGTGCGGGCCGTCCGGTTCGTGAGGAACTGGACGAGGCGTCTGAACTTGTCCCCGCAGCTCGGACACCTGCCCTGAGGTGGCCTTGGGTCACCAGGAAGGATGTCTCGGTGCCTGCACCACACCCACCTGAGTTTCGTCGTCGTGCCGTCGAGTTGGCCCGTCAGGGCTCCAAACCGGTGGCCGAGCTGGCCAAAGAACTGGGGATCAGCGAGTCGTGCCTGAGGAACTGGATGGCCCAGGCCGATGCCGATGAGAACGGCTCAGCGAGTCGTTTGACGAGCGCGGAGAAGAAAGAACTGGCCGAGCTGCGAAAGAAAACCCGCCAGCTCGAGATGGAAAATGAGATTCTCAAGCGCGCTGCTGCGTACTTCGCACGGGAGAACGTCCTCCCAAAGTAA
- a CDS encoding TRM11 family SAM-dependent methyltransferase gives MTDDRRAPSSPGPADEPTQPISRALIDALDHQTGAQPDSRDLSVWTTAQVSPATQRKGKYTPESTAHPAKMLPDIARHAIEHYTRPGELVLDPMCGIGTTLVEAVHLGRRAVGVEYEPHWVAVSRSNLELAREQGIDHDAHVIQGDARQLVTLLPQEYVGQAALVVTSPPYGPSTHGRVAVAPSEGIQKYWHRYGSALDRGNLANIGHHRLLAGFTRILAGLRTFLRPGGHVVITIRPWREHSELIDLPAQILACGRAAGLTPTERNVALLARAAETDLVARGSFFQRDFIRKQREAGLPLHLIAHEDVVVFRTAMVHTFAQASRVRSPASRSALPMQHTDLKGEQATGESRAA, from the coding sequence ATGACAGACGACCGCCGCGCTCCGTCCTCGCCCGGCCCTGCCGACGAGCCGACGCAGCCCATCTCCCGCGCACTCATCGACGCGCTCGACCACCAGACGGGTGCCCAACCGGATTCACGCGACCTCTCGGTGTGGACCACCGCGCAGGTGTCGCCCGCAACCCAACGCAAGGGCAAGTACACGCCCGAGTCGACCGCACATCCGGCCAAGATGCTGCCCGACATCGCCCGCCACGCCATCGAGCACTACACCCGTCCGGGCGAGCTGGTGCTCGACCCGATGTGCGGCATCGGCACCACGCTCGTCGAAGCCGTGCACCTCGGCCGCCGCGCGGTCGGAGTGGAGTACGAACCCCACTGGGTCGCAGTCAGCCGATCGAATCTCGAGCTGGCACGCGAACAGGGCATCGACCACGACGCGCACGTCATCCAGGGCGACGCCCGCCAGCTCGTCACGCTGCTGCCGCAGGAGTACGTCGGCCAGGCCGCGCTCGTCGTGACCTCCCCGCCCTACGGGCCGTCGACCCACGGGCGCGTGGCCGTCGCACCCAGCGAAGGCATCCAGAAGTACTGGCACCGCTACGGCAGCGCCCTCGACCGTGGCAACCTCGCCAACATCGGGCACCACCGGCTGCTCGCCGGGTTCACCCGGATCCTCGCCGGCCTGCGCACCTTCCTCCGGCCCGGCGGGCACGTCGTCATCACCATCCGCCCCTGGCGCGAGCACTCCGAACTCATCGACCTGCCCGCCCAGATCCTCGCCTGCGGCCGCGCAGCCGGACTCACCCCCACCGAGCGCAACGTTGCGCTACTCGCCCGCGCCGCGGAGACCGACCTGGTCGCCCGCGGCAGCTTCTTCCAACGCGACTTCATCCGCAAACAGCGCGAAGCCGGACTCCCCCTGCACCTCATCGCCCACGAGGACGTCGTGGTGTTCCGCACGGCGATGGTGCACACCTTTGCTCAGGCCAGCCGGGTGCGGTCCCCTGCATCCCGGTCTGCGCTGCCGATGCAGCACACTGACCTGAAGGGTGAGCAGGCTACCGGCGAAAGCAGGGCTGCATGA
- a CDS encoding TatD family hydrolase, with amino-acid sequence MSLCPDLPRLDCHAHIAPDVTAEQIRRLGECVVFAVSRTLDEGYAALRRHDERLIWGWGAHPAAPEALETFTAERAATLTRRLSLVGEIGLDRRGSKEWQAEVFAAALEVAQGRPVLISVHSTGRTAAVIDAVRAHPHPGLILHWFLGTPAEVASAVAVGCYFSINAAMPTDVLLHIPPDRMLPETDFPAGRRRGGGRMPGDTEPVEAKVGELLDMTPSQVRQLFWRNLRDISVASGALERYPDFVADILLTL; translated from the coding sequence TTGTCCCTCTGCCCTGACCTGCCCCGCCTCGACTGCCACGCCCACATTGCGCCCGACGTCACGGCTGAGCAGATCCGACGGCTCGGCGAATGCGTGGTCTTCGCCGTCTCTCGAACTCTGGACGAGGGCTACGCCGCCCTGCGGCGCCACGACGAACGCCTAATTTGGGGCTGGGGGGCCCACCCAGCGGCGCCGGAGGCGCTCGAGACCTTCACCGCAGAACGGGCAGCCACACTAACCCGCCGACTCTCATTAGTTGGAGAGATTGGCCTGGACCGCCGCGGCTCGAAAGAATGGCAGGCGGAGGTGTTCGCTGCCGCGCTGGAGGTAGCGCAGGGCCGACCGGTCCTAATCTCGGTCCATAGCACCGGTCGCACGGCCGCGGTGATCGACGCGGTTCGTGCCCACCCGCATCCGGGACTGATCCTGCACTGGTTCCTTGGCACTCCCGCCGAAGTTGCTTCAGCTGTCGCCGTCGGGTGCTACTTCTCGATCAACGCAGCCATGCCCACTGACGTTCTGCTGCACATCCCGCCGGACCGGATGCTGCCAGAGACAGACTTCCCGGCCGGTCGGCGCAGAGGTGGTGGTCGGATGCCAGGCGATACTGAGCCGGTTGAGGCCAAGGTCGGTGAACTGCTCGACATGACGCCCTCGCAGGTGCGCCAGCTGTTCTGGAGAAATTTGCGTGACATTTCAGTCGCGAGCGGAGCTTTGGAGCGCTATCCCGATTTCGTCGCCGACATACTCCTGACGCTTTAG
- a CDS encoding queuosine biosynthesis protein queC — protein MSQFELLPLGASQFDTGARPLHWSRTGASTGFISGNLDWTLTRLGASHAVAADLLRICAGAYLADRLTSRGQIFTRTIELTVHVTEMAAWTADAVGQVAHLLWWLTGDDWTVRVVLAERGEAFEPPAQPPVSEVVLLSGGLDSLCGAVDRLNDGTSRLFLSHADGTTAVQYAQRRIRDWLTERAATPPEFLAVTFAQAGAKSESSSRSRSLLFAALAAATATAHGASRVVVPENGYTSINPPLTTARGGALSTRSTHPTTFAYINQLLATLGIGVALDDPYLGLTKGELVAQAAAKADATAFAQVVATSLSCGKLDGTYYKGGNPNYSCGLCVPCIVRRASITAAGLDDLTPYLIDTLPAVSRPRLIANRSDDVQAVQEALFRGISEDELLACGPWPSSFDLDAAVALCARALQEIALVPLP, from the coding sequence ATGAGCCAATTTGAACTCCTGCCCTTAGGCGCCAGCCAATTCGATACAGGCGCACGGCCCCTGCACTGGAGCCGTACGGGCGCGTCGACGGGATTCATCAGTGGCAACCTCGACTGGACACTCACCCGGCTGGGGGCGTCGCATGCCGTCGCGGCCGACCTTCTGCGCATCTGCGCAGGTGCCTACCTCGCTGACCGGCTGACCAGCCGCGGCCAGATCTTCACTCGTACGATTGAGCTGACCGTGCACGTGACCGAGATGGCAGCCTGGACCGCGGACGCGGTTGGGCAGGTCGCACACCTTCTGTGGTGGCTGACAGGCGACGACTGGACCGTCAGGGTCGTGTTGGCGGAGCGGGGAGAAGCTTTCGAACCTCCCGCGCAACCGCCAGTCAGTGAGGTGGTTCTGCTCAGCGGCGGTCTCGATTCGCTGTGTGGTGCCGTGGATCGGCTCAACGACGGGACCAGTCGCCTCTTCCTCAGCCACGCAGACGGCACGACAGCCGTTCAGTACGCCCAGCGTCGGATCCGCGACTGGCTTACTGAGCGCGCGGCCACGCCGCCAGAGTTCCTGGCGGTGACGTTCGCGCAGGCCGGCGCGAAGTCGGAGTCGTCGAGCCGAAGCCGGAGTCTGTTGTTCGCAGCCCTGGCGGCCGCTACGGCGACCGCCCACGGAGCGAGCCGTGTAGTAGTGCCAGAGAACGGCTACACCAGCATTAATCCTCCACTGACGACCGCCCGCGGTGGCGCATTGTCAACGCGCTCAACCCACCCGACCACTTTCGCCTACATCAACCAACTTCTGGCCACGCTTGGCATCGGCGTCGCCCTCGACGACCCCTACCTTGGCCTCACCAAGGGTGAGCTCGTGGCCCAAGCAGCGGCCAAGGCGGACGCGACGGCGTTTGCCCAGGTCGTCGCTACGTCGCTGTCCTGCGGAAAGCTCGACGGAACGTACTATAAGGGCGGCAACCCGAACTACAGCTGCGGACTGTGCGTTCCCTGCATCGTCCGAAGGGCGTCGATTACCGCGGCCGGCCTCGACGACCTAACGCCCTACCTAATTGACACGCTGCCAGCAGTGTCCCGCCCTCGGTTGATCGCCAATCGCTCCGACGACGTGCAGGCGGTCCAGGAGGCGCTTTTCCGTGGCATCTCGGAAGATGAGCTGCTGGCCTGCGGTCCTTGGCCGAGTAGCTTTGACCTCGATGCCGCCGTAGCCCTCTGTGCGCGCGCTTTACAGGAGATTGCTCTTGTCCCTCTGCCCTGA
- a CDS encoding KAP family P-loop NTPase fold protein gives MTTSLNPAKMALWDDNPSVDDLLGFDTVVTAVEGALAVKDLDPLTIGIHAPWGGGKTSVLGMVEKRLEVHSDYVIARTDPWEYDDHDDVRGTLIAEVLHELEEKFKDDGEVGAKVKDLVRRISWSRVTKAVAKGSITMQWNPLEIVEAFKPKARETPESMSGFRPAFAKFLKDNLPNVKRVIVLVDDLDRCLPDAAMATLEAIKLFLSVPKMAFVLAADQEMVRDAIAASLDASGRSEIFANRYLEKIVQLPVSLPRLTADETSNYVALLLSASSSPDKVSYTTLVEHCRMRRRAGQTPLLADLDQLPWRPDESVLQLADQIASGLSSDRARNPRQVKRFLNAFGVRMEIAKTHGLTIAPGVLAKLFLLEDRFLADFEHLVSLPEAQRRELLEQWEKWGRKETENTPDNVSEETRDWAAVEPWLAEVSLAQYLTLAASLTSLVAGANLTDEQAQLVADLSSPTETIRTDALARIKGKALTEQRSVVTGLFGRVRKLDSIVDLVSSLVELAKARPELVDEIAEGIRQSCWQLLEPASAFELADSDVPALSALADQLIADENVDPVTREAARAARGQ, from the coding sequence GTGACGACCAGTCTGAACCCGGCAAAGATGGCCCTGTGGGACGACAATCCGTCGGTCGACGACTTGCTGGGGTTCGATACGGTGGTCACAGCCGTCGAAGGCGCTTTGGCGGTCAAAGATCTAGATCCGCTCACCATTGGCATCCACGCGCCGTGGGGCGGCGGGAAAACGTCGGTACTCGGGATGGTCGAGAAACGTCTCGAGGTTCATTCAGACTATGTGATCGCTCGTACGGATCCGTGGGAGTACGACGATCACGACGATGTGCGCGGCACTCTCATTGCAGAAGTTCTGCATGAACTTGAGGAGAAATTCAAGGACGACGGTGAGGTTGGCGCGAAAGTAAAAGACCTAGTGAGACGGATCAGTTGGTCGCGCGTCACCAAGGCTGTAGCCAAGGGTTCCATTACCATGCAATGGAACCCTCTCGAAATCGTCGAAGCTTTCAAACCCAAAGCTCGTGAAACGCCTGAGTCAATGTCTGGCTTTCGGCCAGCATTCGCAAAATTCCTCAAGGATAATCTACCGAATGTTAAACGCGTCATCGTCCTGGTCGATGATCTCGACCGATGTCTGCCGGATGCCGCCATGGCGACGCTCGAAGCAATTAAGCTGTTCCTGTCGGTGCCCAAGATGGCGTTCGTCCTGGCGGCCGACCAGGAGATGGTGCGGGACGCCATCGCCGCTAGCCTTGATGCCAGCGGGCGAAGCGAGATCTTCGCCAACCGCTACCTCGAGAAGATCGTCCAACTGCCAGTCTCCCTGCCGCGGCTGACAGCGGACGAAACCTCGAACTACGTCGCCTTGCTCCTGTCAGCAAGTTCCAGCCCTGACAAAGTGTCCTACACCACCCTGGTGGAGCACTGCCGCATGCGCCGGCGGGCCGGTCAGACGCCGCTTCTGGCGGACCTCGACCAGTTGCCCTGGCGACCCGATGAATCCGTGCTCCAGCTGGCTGACCAAATCGCGTCCGGACTGTCTTCGGACAGGGCTCGCAACCCTCGTCAGGTCAAACGGTTTCTCAACGCTTTCGGAGTTCGGATGGAGATCGCCAAGACACACGGCCTGACGATTGCACCAGGCGTTCTGGCCAAGCTCTTCCTACTGGAAGACCGCTTCCTTGCCGACTTCGAACATCTGGTGAGCTTGCCAGAGGCGCAGCGCCGGGAGCTGCTCGAGCAGTGGGAAAAGTGGGGCCGCAAGGAAACTGAGAACACGCCGGACAACGTCAGTGAGGAGACGCGGGATTGGGCCGCGGTCGAACCATGGTTGGCCGAGGTGTCGCTCGCGCAGTACCTGACCCTCGCAGCCTCGTTAACCAGTCTGGTCGCTGGCGCCAACCTTACTGACGAGCAGGCGCAGCTGGTGGCCGATCTGTCTTCTCCGACGGAGACCATTCGGACCGATGCTCTGGCGCGCATCAAAGGGAAAGCGCTCACCGAGCAGCGGTCCGTCGTCACCGGCCTGTTCGGCCGCGTGCGTAAGCTCGACTCCATTGTCGACCTCGTCAGCTCGTTGGTCGAGCTGGCCAAGGCCCGGCCCGAGTTGGTCGACGAGATCGCTGAGGGTATCCGGCAGAGCTGTTGGCAACTGCTCGAACCTGCAAGTGCCTTTGAACTGGCTGATAGCGACGTGCCCGCCCTGAGTGCCCTCGCCGACCAGCTCATCGCAGACGAGAACGTTGACCCGGTCACTCGTGAAGCGGCTCGAGCCGCGCGGGGCCAGTAA
- a CDS encoding integrase yields MKGHCRPCWAQAQLDRPTGPNTMLLPYVRQVRHHQLCFAGMPLQRTASPRTKAPEAMPVTRTRPALPQPQLLLLPDLRRTYRYGMVDRRDRQPPTNEWLRWALHLATTMAEARGFTPQLTRTLTRNLTMLLTRYVDGELIRYSSYHPMLTGRGSSLAQTTEILQTMGILLDDRQPTFARWLEAKLTDIAPGIRDETRRRVQLMHTGGPRTRARNHRTLRGYIDLLRPVLLAWSEHHDHLREITRNEAVAAIAPSHGIRRQITLVALRSLFSWAKRHGVVFANPTNRIRVGQVEPGVLQPLTADEITRTVRAATTPQARVFVVLAAVHAARPSAIRALHLTDLDLGNRRITIAGRNQPLSELSHQTLLAWSDHRQLNWPNTANPHLMINAMTAIGTGPVSHVWANTTLRGLPASLERLRIDRQLDEALVSGADPLHLSEVFDLDAKTAVRYTASARKLLEQPHED; encoded by the coding sequence TTGAAGGGCCATTGCCGGCCCTGCTGGGCACAGGCGCAGCTGGACCGGCCCACCGGCCCCAACACGATGCTGCTGCCGTACGTCCGGCAGGTGCGGCACCACCAGCTGTGCTTCGCCGGGATGCCGCTGCAGCGCACCGCCAGCCCTCGCACGAAGGCACCCGAGGCCATGCCGGTGACCAGGACCCGGCCCGCACTGCCGCAGCCGCAGTTGCTGCTGTTGCCCGACCTGCGCCGCACCTACCGCTACGGCATGGTCGACCGACGGGACCGGCAGCCCCCGACCAACGAGTGGCTGCGCTGGGCGCTGCACCTCGCCACCACGATGGCCGAGGCCCGAGGGTTCACCCCGCAACTGACGCGGACTCTGACCCGCAACCTCACCATGCTGCTGACGCGCTACGTCGACGGCGAACTGATCCGCTACTCCAGCTATCACCCCATGCTGACCGGTCGTGGTTCCAGCCTCGCCCAGACCACCGAGATCCTGCAGACCATGGGGATCCTGCTCGACGATCGCCAGCCCACCTTTGCCCGCTGGCTTGAGGCGAAACTCACCGACATCGCCCCGGGAATCCGTGACGAGACCCGCCGACGGGTGCAGCTGATGCACACCGGCGGGCCGCGCACCCGCGCCCGCAACCACCGGACCCTGCGCGGCTACATCGACCTGCTGCGACCGGTGCTGCTGGCGTGGTCGGAACACCACGACCACCTGCGTGAGATCACCCGCAACGAAGCCGTGGCCGCGATCGCCCCGTCGCACGGCATCCGGCGCCAGATCACACTCGTGGCATTGCGGTCGCTGTTCTCCTGGGCCAAACGCCACGGTGTCGTGTTCGCCAACCCCACCAACCGCATCCGGGTCGGCCAAGTCGAACCCGGTGTCCTGCAACCGCTCACCGCCGACGAGATCACCCGCACGGTTCGCGCCGCGACCACACCCCAGGCACGTGTCTTCGTCGTCCTGGCCGCCGTGCACGCCGCCCGGCCAAGCGCGATCCGCGCCCTGCACCTGACCGACCTCGACCTGGGAAACCGGCGCATCACCATCGCGGGGAGGAACCAGCCGCTCAGCGAGCTGAGCCACCAGACGTTGCTCGCCTGGTCGGACCACCGTCAACTGAACTGGCCGAACACGGCCAACCCCCATCTCATGATCAACGCGATGACCGCCATCGGCACGGGACCTGTGAGTCACGTCTGGGCCAACACGACGCTGCGCGGCTTGCCCGCGTCCCTGGAGCGGCTGCGCATCGACAGGCAACTCGACGAGGCCCTCGTCAGCGGCGCTGACCCGCTGCACCTTTCCGAGGTGTTCGACCTCGACGCCAAGACCGCGGTCCGCTACACAGCCTCCGCCCGCAAACTCCTCGAACAACCTCACGAGGACTGA
- a CDS encoding tyrosine-type recombinase/integrase, whose translation MGLALAVVRDVREVRAPTSPEELVDFETDVLAGFVLARASAGLADSTIRGDVGHLDQVRAWLGKPLWDMEPTDGDAYFGRVLRGVPSGTRLARAQAITTYFSYLELRHQVEIHAMTGRVVACPLDEMNRPRGAKQAKLRIPPTAAETMTLFAGWSAELATCRKYAPTARNYAAARLMAEVGLRVNEVCGLDLSDVKWHLGRFGKIHVRHGKGSRGSGPKERMVPLINGADRTLRWYVEDVWGHFDDDHTRPGAPLFPSERCNGDGSCSRVGDDALRRGLAAAARDHLPSWPGALTPHVLRHYCASQLYHDGMDLIAIQELLGHSWIATTMRYVHVHRTRIEDAWTAGQLRAARRLEGLI comes from the coding sequence GTGGGTTTGGCGCTGGCGGTGGTACGCGATGTCCGCGAGGTGCGGGCGCCGACGAGTCCGGAGGAGCTCGTCGATTTCGAGACCGACGTGCTGGCCGGGTTCGTGCTTGCCCGTGCCTCCGCGGGTCTGGCCGACAGCACTATCCGTGGTGATGTCGGGCATCTGGATCAAGTGCGGGCGTGGCTGGGCAAGCCGTTGTGGGACATGGAGCCCACGGATGGCGACGCGTACTTCGGGCGGGTGCTGCGCGGAGTTCCCAGCGGCACTCGACTGGCGCGGGCGCAGGCGATCACGACCTACTTCTCCTACCTGGAGCTGCGGCATCAGGTGGAGATCCACGCCATGACCGGCCGGGTGGTGGCTTGCCCGCTGGATGAGATGAACCGGCCGCGCGGCGCCAAGCAGGCGAAGCTGCGGATTCCGCCCACCGCGGCCGAGACGATGACACTGTTCGCCGGCTGGTCGGCCGAGTTGGCGACCTGCCGCAAGTACGCGCCGACCGCCCGCAACTACGCCGCGGCACGGCTGATGGCCGAGGTCGGGCTGCGCGTGAACGAGGTCTGCGGGCTGGACCTGAGCGACGTCAAGTGGCACCTCGGGCGGTTCGGGAAGATCCACGTCCGCCATGGCAAGGGGTCGCGCGGTTCCGGGCCGAAGGAGCGGATGGTGCCGCTGATCAACGGTGCCGATCGGACGCTGCGCTGGTACGTCGAGGACGTGTGGGGACACTTCGACGACGACCACACCCGGCCGGGAGCACCGCTGTTTCCCTCCGAGCGGTGCAACGGCGACGGGTCGTGCTCGCGGGTCGGCGATGACGCGCTGCGGCGCGGACTCGCCGCCGCGGCGAGGGACCACCTGCCGAGCTGGCCGGGCGCACTCACCCCGCACGTGCTGCGGCACTACTGCGCCTCGCAGCTCTACCACGACGGCATGGACCTCATCGCGATCCAGGAACTGCTGGGGCATTCCTGGATCGCCACGACGATGCGCTACGTCCATGTCCACCGGACCCGGATCGAAGACGCCTGGACTGCTGGGCAGCTGCGGGCGGCGCGACGGCTGGAAGGGCTGATCTGA
- a CDS encoding helix-turn-helix domain-containing protein, whose product MRWNLRLAAANRGIWKASELQRSLAERGLVISAGKMSGLWSGQPASIKLDDLDVICAVLGCEVGELLLPEPHKVAAPGETESAPAAAAPGAARVVPRRRDGRSLPPA is encoded by the coding sequence ATGCGCTGGAACCTGCGACTCGCCGCGGCCAACCGCGGCATCTGGAAGGCCTCGGAGCTGCAACGCAGCCTCGCCGAGCGTGGCTTGGTGATCTCGGCCGGGAAGATGTCCGGCTTGTGGTCGGGGCAGCCGGCCTCGATCAAACTCGACGACCTCGACGTCATCTGCGCGGTTCTGGGCTGCGAGGTCGGCGAACTCCTGCTGCCCGAACCCCACAAGGTCGCAGCACCAGGCGAGACGGAAAGCGCACCGGCCGCGGCGGCGCCGGGGGCCGCGCGGGTGGTCCCCCGGCGGCGGGACGGTCGCTCGCTTCCCCCGGCGTGA
- a CDS encoding IS3 family transposase, with product MVRELAADGFDVAVACRVLKVSRSGYYDWRDRPPSSREQDNKLLLKHIEAIHAESRGTYGWPRVHAELVLGMGVNVNHKRVARLMREAGIQGLYRRRRRGCTVRNSAEEPAEDLVNRKFTVESPNLLWLTDITEHPTKEGKVYCAAVMDAYSRRIIGWSIDNHMRTELVIDALGMATLRRKPESGNTVLHSDHGSQFTAWAFGQRLRAAGILPSMGSVGDCYDNSMMESFWGTLQLEVLDTKAWATRDELASAIFEWIECWYNPERRHSGNGMLSPAEFEARNPQRPSPHHDR from the coding sequence CTGGTCCGCGAACTCGCCGCCGACGGTTTCGACGTCGCGGTGGCCTGTCGGGTACTGAAGGTGTCGCGGTCGGGCTATTACGACTGGCGCGACCGCCCGCCCTCGTCCAGGGAGCAGGACAATAAATTGTTACTCAAACACATCGAGGCAATCCACGCCGAATCCCGCGGCACTTATGGGTGGCCCCGCGTGCACGCTGAACTTGTGCTCGGAATGGGCGTGAACGTCAACCACAAGCGGGTGGCCCGGCTCATGCGCGAGGCCGGCATCCAGGGCCTCTACCGACGTCGACGCCGAGGCTGCACCGTCCGCAACTCAGCCGAAGAACCCGCCGAAGACCTGGTCAACCGCAAGTTCACCGTCGAGAGCCCGAACCTCCTGTGGCTGACAGACATCACTGAACATCCCACGAAGGAAGGAAAAGTATATTGCGCCGCTGTCATGGACGCCTATTCCCGGCGCATCATCGGATGGTCCATCGACAATCACATGCGCACCGAGCTGGTGATCGACGCACTGGGCATGGCCACCCTCCGCCGCAAACCCGAATCCGGCAACACCGTCCTGCACTCCGACCACGGATCGCAATTCACAGCCTGGGCGTTCGGGCAACGGCTCCGTGCCGCCGGAATCCTACCCTCCATGGGCAGCGTGGGCGATTGTTACGACAATTCCATGATGGAATCCTTCTGGGGAACTCTCCAACTCGAAGTGCTCGACACAAAAGCATGGGCGACCCGCGACGAGCTTGCCTCCGCGATCTTCGAATGGATAGAATGCTGGTACAATCCGGAACGGCGACACTCCGGCAACGGAATGCTCAGTCCCGCCGAGTTTGAAGCCCGCAACCCCCAGCGGCCTTCGCCACACCACGATCGCTGA